A stretch of the Desulforamulus ferrireducens genome encodes the following:
- a CDS encoding transposase has protein sequence MTKPEKSIKGSEVTLYILQQNLFSFEQWLEIESEYRLEPFFSVLDLRPYSQALCSDTKRGRKPENREAILRALLVAPFENISEFTALRDRLVSDIRFRYQCGFELAKRVPSISTFSRVFGQIMEKEIAQKLFNDLVQQCLDEKIIVADTIAIDSTAIDAYEKKQPKSKSQETGNATWGAKYDTFRNKITWFGYKIHLAVDTSSELPIALEVTPANINDGDMGPTLIEKVAAQIPEGRLKYVIEDSGYDQQKNYEAAKAQRAQAIIPLNLRNAQEPPEGFSFNGTPKCSMGYEMVYWGCDKNFLKFRCPHALGKVDCPNGMAWCSSSNYGMVVKINVKDDLRRFSLPHRGTKRWEELYDKRTSVERCNSRLKENLTANDLHIRGIKKVTAYIYLNAIVLLATALASKKINCSPQQKVA, from the coding sequence GTGACCAAACCCGAAAAATCCATAAAAGGAAGTGAAGTCACTTTGTATATTCTCCAACAAAACCTATTTTCCTTTGAACAATGGTTGGAAATTGAATCAGAATACCGGCTAGAACCTTTTTTTAGTGTATTGGACTTACGTCCGTATTCTCAAGCGCTTTGCTCTGATACGAAACGGGGAAGAAAGCCCGAGAACCGAGAGGCTATTCTTAGAGCGCTCCTCGTAGCACCTTTCGAAAATATCTCAGAATTCACCGCCCTTCGAGATCGCCTGGTCAGCGATATTCGTTTTCGGTATCAGTGTGGTTTCGAACTCGCTAAGCGGGTTCCTTCAATCTCTACATTCAGTCGGGTATTTGGTCAGATTATGGAAAAAGAAATAGCCCAAAAGTTATTTAATGACTTAGTACAACAGTGTTTAGACGAAAAGATTATAGTGGCTGATACCATTGCAATTGACAGTACGGCAATTGATGCTTATGAGAAAAAGCAACCCAAGTCTAAAAGCCAAGAAACAGGTAATGCAACTTGGGGAGCCAAATACGATACGTTTAGAAACAAAATTACCTGGTTTGGCTACAAGATTCATTTAGCTGTTGATACATCAAGCGAATTACCTATAGCCCTTGAGGTTACGCCTGCAAATATTAATGACGGCGATATGGGGCCTACGCTGATTGAGAAAGTAGCGGCACAAATCCCTGAAGGAAGGTTAAAATATGTCATTGAGGATTCAGGCTACGATCAACAAAAGAACTATGAAGCTGCGAAAGCCCAGAGAGCGCAGGCAATTATCCCTTTAAACTTAAGGAATGCCCAGGAACCACCGGAAGGGTTTTCATTTAATGGAACTCCCAAGTGCTCTATGGGTTATGAAATGGTATATTGGGGTTGCGATAAAAACTTCCTTAAGTTTCGATGTCCACATGCACTGGGTAAAGTGGATTGTCCCAATGGAATGGCTTGGTGCTCCTCTTCAAACTATGGGATGGTTGTAAAGATAAACGTAAAGGACGATCTAAGGCGTTTTTCCCTGCCCCATAGAGGAACTAAGCGATGGGAAGAGCTATATGACAAAAGAACTTCTGTGGAACGTTGCAATTCTAGGCTTAAGGAGAATCTTACTGCGAATGACCTCCATATAAGGGGAATTAAAAAGGTTACGGCATATATTTACCTTAATGCCATAGTGCTATTAGCAACGGCTTTAGCATCCAAAAAAATAAACTGCTCACCCCAACAAAAAGTAGCTTAA
- a CDS encoding amidohydrolase, with product MNRLLIRGATILTMEGPDAIIDSGEILIEDGWITHVGLPGSASGSFDMDEIIEADGQVAMPGFVNCHTHASMTLLRGYADDLPLMQWLSEKIWPFEAKMTGEDIYWGAMLACLEMIKSGTTCFGDMYDFMHDVARAVEQTGMRAMLSRGMIGVSPNADQALAAAEDLARTWNGKADGRITVMLGPHAPYTCPPDYLDKVMDLAAKLKLGINIHVAETLTEVADIKKQYGKTPVKHLDSLGLFKFPVLAAHCVHLDEEDMEILAQKAMGIAYNPQSNMKLASGIAPVTKLIDLGATVGIGTDGTASNNNLDMLEELRVGSFLQKVATMNPEAIPAYRALQMATIDGALCMGLGDRVGLIKEGMRADIILIDTREPHMCPQHNLVANNAYSANSSDVRTVIIDGKIIMLDRVVLTIDEERVMYEVRERAARLRSDK from the coding sequence TTGAATAGACTACTGATCCGCGGGGCGACAATTCTAACCATGGAAGGCCCGGACGCCATCATTGATAGCGGCGAAATATTAATAGAAGACGGGTGGATTACCCATGTGGGACTTCCAGGGTCGGCATCCGGTTCCTTTGATATGGACGAGATCATTGAGGCTGACGGGCAGGTGGCCATGCCTGGCTTTGTCAATTGTCATACCCACGCCTCGATGACTCTGCTCCGGGGCTATGCCGATGATTTACCTTTAATGCAATGGTTATCGGAAAAAATCTGGCCCTTTGAGGCTAAAATGACCGGCGAAGATATTTATTGGGGAGCTATGCTGGCTTGTTTGGAAATGATCAAGTCCGGCACCACCTGTTTTGGCGACATGTATGATTTTATGCATGATGTGGCCAGAGCAGTTGAGCAGACCGGCATGCGGGCGATGTTATCCCGCGGCATGATCGGTGTCTCTCCCAATGCTGATCAAGCCTTAGCGGCAGCCGAGGATTTGGCCAGAACTTGGAACGGTAAAGCTGACGGCCGCATCACCGTAATGCTGGGTCCCCATGCTCCCTATACCTGTCCACCAGACTACCTGGATAAGGTAATGGATTTAGCGGCCAAGCTCAAACTGGGTATTAATATTCACGTGGCAGAAACCTTGACCGAGGTAGCGGATATTAAAAAACAGTATGGCAAAACTCCGGTAAAACATTTGGATAGCCTTGGGTTATTTAAGTTCCCTGTCCTGGCGGCACATTGTGTCCATTTGGATGAAGAAGATATGGAAATCCTGGCCCAAAAGGCCATGGGCATTGCCTATAATCCCCAGAGCAACATGAAACTGGCCAGCGGCATTGCACCGGTGACCAAGCTGATTGATTTAGGAGCCACAGTGGGCATTGGTACCGACGGTACTGCCAGTAACAACAATTTAGATATGCTGGAAGAACTGCGGGTGGGCTCCTTCCTGCAAAAGGTTGCCACCATGAACCCGGAAGCAATTCCAGCCTACCGCGCACTACAAATGGCCACCATCGACGGAGCCCTGTGCATGGGCCTGGGAGATCGTGTGGGCCTCATTAAAGAGGGCATGCGGGCAGATATTATCCTAATTGATACCAGAGAACCCCATATGTGCCCCCAACACAACCTGGTGGCCAACAACGCCTACTCTGCCAACTCCTCCGATGTACGCACCGTGATTATCGATGGTAAGATTATTATGCTGGACCGCGTGGTACTGACCATTGATGAAGAACGTGTGATGTACGAAGTAAGGGAGCGGGCAGCGAGGTTGAGAAGCGATAAGTAA
- a CDS encoding class II aldolase/adducin family protein, protein MSLTIQEARQQVAELGKKMLAGGLVAGTWGNISARVPQSDVVVITPSGMDYTKLRPSDIVVLDLTGKVLEGEHKPSSEAPLHLAIYRSRSDVAGVVHTHSEAATAFAVVREPIPPVVEDAAMLVGGAVAVAEYALPGTEELAKNVVTALGNRYAVLMANHGLVGVGRHVEEAFTVCQVVEKAAKIYALARNLGEPQIIPEQDVLTLSQVYRHSYGQPKK, encoded by the coding sequence ATGAGTTTGACAATCCAAGAGGCTAGACAGCAGGTGGCGGAGCTTGGTAAAAAAATGTTGGCCGGTGGTTTGGTGGCAGGTACCTGGGGGAATATTTCCGCTCGGGTGCCGCAGTCAGATGTGGTGGTCATTACGCCCAGCGGTATGGACTACACCAAACTAAGGCCCTCGGATATAGTGGTATTAGACCTGACAGGTAAAGTACTGGAGGGTGAACATAAGCCCTCCAGTGAAGCACCTTTGCATTTAGCCATCTACCGTTCCCGCAGTGATGTGGCAGGGGTGGTGCACACCCACAGTGAAGCAGCCACTGCCTTTGCCGTGGTACGGGAACCTATCCCACCGGTGGTGGAGGATGCTGCCATGCTGGTGGGGGGAGCGGTAGCAGTGGCAGAGTATGCCCTGCCTGGGACAGAAGAGTTGGCGAAAAACGTAGTAACAGCCCTGGGCAATCGTTATGCAGTGTTAATGGCCAATCATGGGCTAGTGGGAGTTGGCCGCCATGTCGAGGAGGCCTTTACCGTCTGCCAGGTGGTGGAGAAAGCAGCGAAAATTTATGCCCTGGCTCGCAACCTGGGAGAGCCCCAAATTATCCCGGAACAGGATGTTTTAACATTAAGCCAGGTATATCGCCATTCTTATGGTCAGCCTAAAAAATAG
- a CDS encoding adenosylhomocysteinase, with the protein MSKSIIRDINLAPAGRLKIDWVRQHMPVLNKIREQFEKEQPFKGYRVAVCIHLEAKTAYLAEVLKAGGAEVSIAGSNPLSTQDDVAAALAVAGINVYSWYNATDEEYKEHLLKLIDDQPDIVIDDGGDVVQLLHTERTDVAAKVMGGCEETTTGVLRLRSLAKQGELRFPMIAVNDAQCKYLFDNRYGTGESVWSGIMRTTNLITAGKTVVVAGYGWCGKGIAMRAKGMGAKVIVTEVDPVKAIEAYMDGFHPMNSLEAAKLGDVFITATGCKDVFARKHYEVMKDGAILCNAGHFDVEVNKPDLAAMATSRRIVRKDIEEFTLPDGRKLYLLAEGRLVNLAAGDGHPAEIMDMSFALQALSARYVLENAKKLEREVYVVPKEIDDLVANIKLKSLGVEIDSLTPEQQAYINEWNHTT; encoded by the coding sequence ATGTCCAAATCCATTATTAGAGATATTAATTTAGCCCCTGCCGGTCGTTTAAAAATTGACTGGGTTAGACAGCATATGCCGGTCTTAAACAAGATCCGGGAACAATTTGAGAAGGAGCAGCCCTTTAAAGGTTACCGGGTGGCAGTGTGTATCCACCTGGAGGCCAAAACCGCCTATTTAGCTGAGGTATTAAAGGCCGGTGGGGCAGAGGTTTCAATTGCCGGTTCCAACCCCCTTTCCACCCAGGATGATGTGGCTGCTGCCCTGGCAGTGGCAGGTATTAATGTCTATTCCTGGTATAACGCCACCGATGAAGAATATAAAGAGCATCTGTTAAAGTTAATTGACGACCAGCCGGACATCGTGATTGATGACGGTGGCGATGTGGTACAGCTATTACACACCGAAAGGACTGACGTAGCGGCCAAGGTTATGGGAGGCTGTGAAGAAACCACCACCGGTGTGCTGCGCCTGCGTTCCCTGGCTAAACAAGGTGAGCTGCGCTTCCCCATGATTGCCGTTAATGATGCCCAGTGCAAGTATCTCTTTGATAACCGTTACGGCACAGGGGAATCCGTTTGGTCTGGTATTATGCGCACCACCAACCTGATTACCGCCGGTAAAACCGTGGTGGTGGCAGGCTATGGTTGGTGTGGCAAGGGTATTGCCATGCGGGCCAAAGGCATGGGAGCCAAGGTAATTGTTACCGAGGTTGATCCCGTTAAGGCCATAGAAGCCTATATGGATGGCTTCCATCCCATGAACAGTTTAGAAGCGGCTAAACTGGGTGATGTCTTTATCACTGCCACCGGCTGCAAGGATGTCTTTGCCCGGAAGCACTATGAAGTAATGAAAGACGGCGCCATTTTATGCAATGCCGGGCATTTTGATGTGGAAGTGAATAAGCCAGATTTAGCTGCCATGGCCACTTCCCGCCGCATTGTCAGAAAGGATATTGAAGAATTTACCCTGCCCGATGGCAGAAAACTCTATTTGTTAGCGGAAGGCCGCTTGGTTAACCTGGCTGCGGGAGACGGCCACCCGGCGGAAATCATGGATATGTCCTTTGCTTTACAGGCCTTAAGCGCCCGCTATGTCCTGGAAAATGCTAAGAAACTTGAACGGGAAGTTTATGTGGTGCCCAAGGAAATCGATGACCTGGTGGCCAATATTAAATTAAAGTCCCTGGGAGTGGAAATTGATTCCCTGACACCGGAACAACAGGCCTATATTAATGAATGGAACCACACCACCTAA
- the mtnA gene encoding S-methyl-5-thioribose-1-phosphate isomerase yields MEAIIWENDRLRLLDQTKLPGSIEYIECDNYRVVAEAIKRLSVRGAPAIGAAAAYGLVVGAKQIAANDRATFLAKVSAIAEELGATRPTAVNLRWALERMMMRLTTAPEQEVNKLLDIMLEEAHAIYNEDVQSNRRMGEYGQELIPVGARILTHCNAGALATAGYGTALGVIRAAQEKGKNVSVYADETRPLLQGARLTTWEMVQEGIPVTLITDNMAAYLMAKKKVDCVIVGADRITANGDVANKIGTYGLAVLAKHHNIPFYVAAPLSTIDMNLASGDEIPIEERDAKEVTHHGGQLMAPEGVQVWNPAFDVTPNSLVTAIITEMGVVYPSYAENLAKICGKKKE; encoded by the coding sequence ATGGAGGCCATCATTTGGGAAAATGACCGACTAAGACTGCTGGATCAGACTAAACTACCGGGTAGTATAGAATATATTGAATGCGATAATTACCGAGTGGTGGCTGAGGCCATTAAACGCCTTTCCGTCCGTGGGGCACCGGCCATTGGGGCCGCTGCGGCCTATGGTTTGGTGGTGGGGGCAAAACAAATTGCTGCCAACGATCGCGCTACTTTTCTGGCAAAGGTGTCAGCCATAGCCGAAGAGTTAGGAGCCACCCGACCCACTGCTGTTAACCTGCGCTGGGCTCTGGAGAGAATGATGATGCGGCTGACCACTGCACCGGAGCAAGAGGTTAATAAACTCCTGGATATTATGCTGGAAGAGGCCCATGCCATTTACAATGAAGATGTTCAGAGCAACCGCCGCATGGGTGAATATGGTCAAGAACTTATTCCCGTGGGAGCCAGAATACTTACCCACTGTAACGCGGGTGCGCTGGCTACCGCCGGTTACGGTACAGCCCTGGGTGTAATTCGGGCAGCCCAGGAAAAGGGCAAAAATGTCAGTGTTTATGCCGATGAAACCAGACCCCTGCTGCAAGGGGCGAGACTGACCACCTGGGAGATGGTCCAGGAGGGGATTCCCGTCACCTTGATAACCGACAATATGGCCGCTTATTTAATGGCCAAAAAGAAAGTAGACTGTGTCATAGTGGGGGCAGACAGAATCACCGCCAATGGCGATGTGGCTAACAAAATTGGTACCTATGGATTAGCAGTGCTGGCTAAGCACCACAACATACCCTTTTATGTGGCAGCACCCCTGTCCACCATTGATATGAATCTTGCCTCCGGGGATGAAATTCCCATTGAGGAAAGGGATGCAAAGGAAGTAACCCATCACGGCGGGCAGCTTATGGCACCGGAAGGTGTCCAGGTTTGGAACCCAGCCTTTGATGTTACACCCAATTCCTTGGTTACCGCCATCATTACGGAAATGGGTGTGGTCTATCCTTCCTATGCGGAAAATTTAGCCAAGATATGTGGCAAGAAAAAAGAGTAG
- the mtnP gene encoding S-methyl-5'-thioadenosine phosphorylase yields the protein MSVRIAIIGGTGVYDPNILTNIRDEKVSTPYGEVGLKIGDYQGKSVAFLNRHGAGHSVPPHLVNYRANIAALKELGVKSIFATAAVGSLNLNMGPGHFVFADQFLDFTKVRKHTFFEGGEQGVVHIDMTDPYCPELRQVLSRAAEELGLTYHKYGTYVTTEGPRFETPAEVKMYKLLGGDLVGMTSVPEVVLAREKEMCYANISMVTNYGAGISPTKLTHQEVLEVMAANAENLRKLAMKAISLIDPERGCLCQEALEKLNKE from the coding sequence ATGTCTGTACGTATCGCTATCATTGGGGGAACCGGCGTTTACGATCCCAATATTTTAACCAATATCAGAGATGAAAAGGTAAGTACACCTTACGGAGAAGTGGGCTTAAAGATTGGCGACTATCAAGGAAAGTCGGTTGCCTTTCTCAACCGACATGGTGCCGGTCATTCAGTACCACCCCACCTGGTTAATTACCGGGCCAATATTGCCGCTTTGAAAGAGCTGGGGGTAAAGAGTATCTTTGCCACAGCGGCTGTGGGTTCTTTAAATCTCAACATGGGTCCGGGACATTTTGTTTTTGCCGATCAATTTTTGGATTTTACCAAGGTTCGTAAACATACCTTTTTTGAGGGTGGGGAACAGGGTGTTGTCCATATTGATATGACTGACCCCTACTGTCCGGAACTACGCCAGGTTCTGAGCCGGGCGGCTGAAGAATTGGGCTTAACCTACCATAAATACGGTACCTATGTAACCACCGAAGGTCCCCGTTTTGAAACTCCCGCAGAGGTTAAGATGTACAAGCTCCTGGGTGGAGATTTAGTGGGGATGACCAGCGTACCAGAGGTGGTCTTGGCCAGGGAGAAGGAAATGTGTTATGCCAATATTTCTATGGTGACCAACTATGGGGCAGGTATTTCTCCCACCAAATTAACCCACCAGGAAGTATTAGAGGTAATGGCAGCCAATGCTGAAAACCTAAGAAAACTAGCTATGAAGGCCATTAGCCTGATAGACCCCGAAAGAGGTTGTCTGTGCCAAGAGGCTTTGGAAAAGTTAAATAAGGAGTGA
- a CDS encoding DUF1540 domain-containing protein encodes MPEVACTVSNCKYWSQDNQCTAKQIIVQNDAQGGGISPNASLQSLAATPAYSSDETCCQTFKNAHQ; translated from the coding sequence ATGCCCGAAGTAGCATGCACTGTTAGTAACTGCAAGTACTGGAGCCAGGATAACCAATGTACCGCTAAGCAAATCATTGTCCAAAATGACGCTCAGGGTGGTGGCATTAGTCCCAATGCCAGTCTGCAAAGCCTGGCTGCCACCCCGGCTTACAGCAGCGATGAAACCTGCTGCCAGACCTTCAAAAATGCTCATCAATAG
- the ftsY gene encoding signal recognition particle-docking protein FtsY, whose product MGFFSRLKESLTKTRETFVEKIDQVFTGRKGIDEELYEELEEVLIQADVGVNTAMKLVERVRKGVKARNVQEASRLKDIFQEELEYLMGEKVTPINTNPEGPTVIMVVGVNGVGKTTTIGKMAHNYKEQGKKVILAAGDTFRAAAIDQLEIWAQRVGVDIIKHQEGSDPGAVAYDAVHAARSRKADVLLIDTAGRLHNKSHLMDELRKVHKIVAREMPGAPHEVLLVLDATTGQNALSQVKIFSEAVNVTGIALTKLDGTAKGGVVTAIVTEMAIPVKLIGIGERMDDLRPFNPKDFIDALYGKRKDDE is encoded by the coding sequence GTGGGCTTTTTTAGCCGATTAAAAGAAAGTTTAACTAAGACCAGAGAGACCTTTGTGGAGAAAATTGACCAGGTTTTTACCGGCCGCAAGGGTATTGATGAGGAGTTATACGAGGAACTGGAAGAGGTATTAATTCAGGCCGATGTGGGAGTTAATACCGCCATGAAGTTAGTGGAGCGGGTGCGTAAAGGGGTTAAGGCTCGCAATGTGCAAGAGGCTTCCCGTCTCAAGGATATCTTCCAGGAGGAATTAGAATATCTGATGGGTGAAAAAGTTACACCCATCAATACCAATCCCGAGGGCCCCACGGTAATTATGGTGGTAGGGGTCAATGGTGTTGGCAAAACAACTACCATTGGCAAAATGGCCCACAATTATAAAGAGCAAGGTAAAAAGGTGATACTGGCTGCCGGTGATACCTTCCGGGCTGCTGCCATTGACCAACTGGAAATTTGGGCGCAGCGGGTAGGCGTAGACATTATTAAACACCAGGAAGGCTCCGATCCCGGTGCTGTTGCCTACGATGCCGTGCATGCGGCACGCTCCCGAAAGGCGGATGTGCTGTTAATTGATACAGCGGGTCGTTTGCATAACAAAAGCCATCTGATGGATGAGCTGAGAAAGGTGCATAAGATTGTGGCGCGGGAAATGCCCGGTGCTCCCCATGAGGTACTGCTGGTGCTGGATGCCACCACCGGACAAAATGCCCTTAGCCAGGTTAAGATTTTCAGCGAAGCGGTTAATGTCACAGGTATTGCCCTAACCAAATTGGATGGTACCGCCAAGGGCGGTGTAGTGACTGCCATTGTCACCGAAATGGCTATACCCGTTAAGCTAATTGGTATTGGGGAGAGAATGGATGATTTAAGGCCCTTTAACCCCAAAGATTTCATTGATGCCCTGTACGGCAAGAGAAAAGATGATGAATAG